A region of Lepeophtheirus salmonis chromosome 13, UVic_Lsal_1.4, whole genome shotgun sequence DNA encodes the following proteins:
- the LOC121128193 gene encoding LOW QUALITY PROTEIN: uncharacterized protein (The sequence of the model RefSeq protein was modified relative to this genomic sequence to represent the inferred CDS: inserted 1 base in 1 codon), translating to MKCIAVALTLFAAVVVAEPEPSYGYGYAPVAYGYGHRQHYGKRSAEAEPSYGYAPISYGYSYGHHYGKRSAEAEPSYGYGYAPVAYGYGYGHHYGKRSAEAEPSYGYGYAPVAYGYSYGHHYGKRSAEAEPSYGYGYAPVSYGYSHGHHYGKRSAEAEPSYGYGYAPVSYGYSYGHHYGKRSADAEPSYGYGYAPXSYGYSHGSHYGKRSAEANPSSGYAHAGYGYAPYGHHY from the exons ATGAAGTGCATT GCTGTTGCCCTCACTCTTTTCGCAGCGGTTGTCGTTGCCGAACCTGAGCCCTCTTATGGATATGGATACGCTCCAGTAGCCTACGGATATGGTCATAGACAGCACTACGGCAAGAGATCTGCTGAAGCTGAGCCATCTTATGGATATGCTCCTATTTCTTACGGATACAGCTATGGGCACCACTACGGTAAGAGGTCCGCTGAAGCCGAGCCCTCTTATGGGTATGGATATGCTCCAGTAGCCTATGGATATGGTTATGGGCATCACTATGGAAAGAGATCTGCTGAAGCTGAGCCATCTTACGGATATGGATATGCTCCAGTAGCTTACGGATACAGTTATGGACACCACTATGGCAAGAGATCCGCTGAAGCTGAACCATCTTACGGATATGGATATGCTCCTGTTTCTTACGGATACAGCCACGGACACCACTACGGAAAGAGATCAGCTGAAGCTGAGCCCTCTTACGGATATGGATATGCTCCCGTTTCTTACGGATACAGTTATGGACACCATTATGGAAAGAGATCTGCTGATGCAGAGCCTTCTTACGGATACGGTTATGCTC TTTCTTATGGATACAGCCACGGATCCCACTACGGAAAGAGATCTGCTGAAGCTAACCCCTCTTCCGGATATGCCCATGCTGGATACGGCTATGCTCCCTACGGTCACCATTACTAA
- the LOC121128194 gene encoding uncharacterized protein: MKCIALFLALSAAAVVAEPSYGYGYAPVAYGYGYGHHYGKRSAEAEPSYGYGYAPVSYGYSHGHHYGKRSAEAEPSYGYGYAPVSYGYSYGHHYGKRSADAEPSYGYGYAPVSYGYSHGSHYGKRSAEAEPSYGYGYAPVSYGYSHGHHYGKRSAEAEPSYGYGYAPVSYGYSYGHHYGKRSADAEPSYGYGYAPVSYGYSHGSHYGKRSGEANPSSGYAHAGYGYAPYGHHY, from the exons ATGAAGTGCATT gCTCTTTTCCTTGCTTTATCGGCCGCTGCTGTCGTTGCTGAACCCTCTTATGGATATGGATATGCTCCTGTAGCCTACGGATATGGTTATGGACACCACTATGGCAAGAGATCCGCTGAAGCTGAACCATCTTACGGATATGGATATGCTCCTGTTTCTTACGGATACAGCCACGGACACCACTACGGAAAGAGATCAGCTGAAGCTGAGCCCTCTTACGGATATGGATATGCTCCCGTTTCTTACGGATACAGTTATGGCCACCATTATGGAAAGAGATCTGCTGATGCAGAGCCTTCTTACGGATACGGTTATGCTCCCGTTTCTTATGGATACAGCCACGGATCCCACTACGGTAAGAGATCAGCTGAAGCTGAGCCCTCTTACGGATATGGATATGCTCCTGTTTCTTACGGATACAGCCACGGACACCACTACGGAAAGAGATCAGCTGAAGCTGAGCCCTCTTACGGATATGGATATGCTCCCGTTTCTTACGGATACAGTTATGGCCACCATTATGGAAAGAGATCTGCTGATGCAGAGCCTTCTTACGGATACGGTTATGCTCCCGTTTCTTATGGATACAGCCACGGATCCCACTACGGAAAGAGATCTGGTGAAGCTAACCCCTCTTCCGGATATGCCCATGCTGGATACGGCTATGCTCCCTACGGTCACCATTACTAA
- the LOC139907074 gene encoding uncharacterized protein produces the protein MDIDMLLYSTDMVMDTTMARYLLKLNLLTHMDMLRFHMDTVMDSNTERDLLKLSPLTDMDMLLFLTDATTNTTTERDLLKLSPLTDMDMLQLPTDKVIDTTMAGEQLKPNPLTDKLLFSYGYGHRFHYGKRSAEAEASYRYGYAPVSYRYDHRFHYGKRSAEAEPSYGYVYAPVAYGYGYVHHYGKRSAEAEPSYRYGYAPVSHGYGHKFH, from the coding sequence ATGGATATAGATATGCTCCTGTATTCTACGGATATGGTTATGGACACCACAATGGCAAGATATCTGCTGAAGCTGAACCTTCTTACGCATATGGATATGCTACGGTTTCATATGGATACGGTAATGGATTCTAATACGGAAAGAGATTTGCTGAAGCTGAGTCCTCTAACGGATATGGATATGCTCCTGTTTCTTACAGATGCAACCACGAACACCACTACGGAAAGAGATCTGCTGAAGCTGAGCCCTCTTACGGATATGGATATGCTCCAATTGCCTACGGATAAGGTTATTGACACCACTATGGCAGGGGAACAGCTAAAGCCGAACCCTCTTACGGATAAACTCCTTTTTTCATACGGATACGGTCATAGATTCCACTACGGCAAAAGATCTGCTGAAGCTGAGGCTTCTTACAGATATGGATATGCTCCTGTTTCATACAGATATGATCATAGATTCCACTATGGTAAGAGATCTGCTGAAGCTGAACCTTCTTACGGATATGTATATGCTCCAGTAGCCTACGGGTACGGTTATGTACACCACTATGGCAAGAGATCAGCTGAAGCTGAGCCCTCTTACAGATATGGATATGCTCCTGTTTCACACGGATATGGTCATAAATTCCACTAA